In Zerene cesonia ecotype Mississippi chromosome 17, Zerene_cesonia_1.1, whole genome shotgun sequence, a single genomic region encodes these proteins:
- the LOC119833229 gene encoding uncharacterized protein LOC119833229: protein MGDNKKVFISDILRANNKLNNNLYDLIHVIPAKPLPADISKTPSCDFIPKCDKYYVPKKKLKQKVRTVRNIREQFETDVYSDLNAELDKQRNVLLRKIRIGSAREEATKKIAKSVICNDFPVSKDVWHMVINLNPEGHTHSAQYALWNGKSIQLNGSKGGRHKFIFKYDIGESRHAKKPPTKRNFFSCRKQLLQSSLFVKFKPGPLSKKKLLDSSYQKFQYGNVNLVSLPKPALDIQPSYGGQLGPEMTTFLNKTFMRNSNGGITEKWADFSVSVLGINKNGCPIQTNENNTITFDLQYQCCQNRILMRNSTFEGYEKGDVISVLKAESDISSEVKHVMRKILDYVEFNLDDDNLVKTEKDILTDISANTREKVSSDILSKDKCKRRYGELDRLDVTIIKIPGIDNGSPKTCNKLYCTLGCICDSLEFPCTLKTHCGRLECMFKCQCSFSKTCDDLQSLHELIDLDSKMFNSKLAKEEQKFRQTVVLSGQGSVVLNSQKRDWKTSKKYADFYSKMCLKERKITKELRVVTRKLDCKNIEPWCMVHNLYKCFCKGKFTEKALPEVMEVQSLDADNNEAEQSDLISDKISTISCESSDLKSRLRARSKQSEEIITVKVPPTSDSTEKCARVKSYKGRKFSNCYYLETNRKILEMEKNDRSLLKKLLTTIYTCDEKECSQKELHTLEVGQPPSSLRELLNNVVQNKIESSSTENIGDSLNMSQNAMQRLPNKTKLVAWLEASYKQYKERTDQGIVTMSLDPPKIGKVALYPWEFILSRYRERKNLFLITKQKPYRILMAVNTKNTFFESCININDIALTELEKYPVTVKNLLTNATDLKDNFCILCGLSHCWELIGSVTKVNEPKINETELTTFNCDSDSLDSDRESFSSSFVEEISQESCITENVKSLQEKEIQNITNDSDLSKWFVMTVENDFNEIHFYQKGFYVKYDSVIKAINVSRLSGKTVRLSSSQKCANSLTCPQFGIYATPNENDLNVFIGPYERHEPLGIETIKTDITRDNSRQTRGTWIMVNTVDNVRIIDQPLAFLPSTYEKCDMISLESEMVSEEKSAEQKEQITTSTSETIKSLLKNKEDQKIIKTVKPIKIKKPNDLFNLIKIHTQPSVSQEPKSSIETYTSQNQEKIAASSNSNNTLGNCELVKKNTKSYKPVAEIAPQVKIVTPRNESTTSSTFEPSMFILKPEEINKRSLLGQITAEACEFEQTQESMEMDIENFLANSSVCKISNSDVLIISDDEDVEQDSIKDVWIQSTNVENLGWIPAKRNNNNDVCFEFPGFKCTDFYPEDEAFRKLNLVFSRKVYVPKNFQMQWEVVENQMDLKFKKQLKSQDLRPELVMTKRGLRHKHELMEILKSKKRLSETAPKAVEFVKRRKLIMELEDATSAMLEDNTKELLNKTISNKGVLIKALSGANKDMREEMSAKLNALLSDSD from the exons ATGGGTGACAACAAAAAAGTATTCATCTCGGACATCTTGCGAgctaataacaaattaaataacaatttatatgacTTGATACACGTTATACCAGCAAAGCCGCTACCTGCAGATATTTCGAAAACACCTTCATGTGATTTTATTCCCAAGTGTGACAAATACTATGTACCTAAGAAAAAACTAAAGCAAAAGGTTAGAACTGTTCGTAATATACGTGAACAGTTTGAAACCGATGTTTACAGTGATTTGAATGCGGAGCTGGATAAACAGAGAAATGTTCTGCTCCGTAAAATAAGAATTGGTTCAGCTAGGGAAGAAGCTACgaaaaaaatagcaaaatctGTAATATGCAATGATTTTCCTGTATCTAAAGATGTTTGGCATATGGTGATAAACCTTAATCCTGAAGGCCACACACATTCTGCTCAGTATGCTCTTTGGAATGGCAaaagtattcaattaaatgGCAGTAAGGGTGGAAgacataaattcatttttaaatacgatATCGGAGAAAGTCGTCACGCTAAGAAACCTCCCACTAAacgaaattttttttcttgtagaAAACAGCTCCTACAGAGCtcgttatttgttaaatttaagcCTGGTCCTCTTTCGAAAAAAAAGTTACTGGACTCTTCCTACCAAAAGTTTCAATATGGTAACGTAAACTTAGTAAGCTTACCGAAACCAGCTTTAGACATCCAGCCTTCTTATGGTGGACAGTTAGGACCAGAAATGaccacatttttaaataaaactttcatgAGAAACTCGAATGGGGGAATAACTGAAAAGTGGGCTGACTTTTCTGTTTCTGtattaggtataaataaaaatggttgTCCGATACAAACCAATGAAAACAATACTATAACATTTGATTTACAATATCAATGTTGTCAAAATAGAATATTGATGAGAAATTCTACGTTTGAAGGTTATGAAAAAGGGGATGTGATTTCAGTTTTAAAAGCAGAGAGTGATATATCTTCAGAAGTAAAACATGTAATGAGGAAAATTCTAGATTATgtcgaatttaatttagacGATGATAATCTTGTTAAAACAGAGAAAGATATTCTCACAGATATTTCAGCCAATACCCGAGAAAAGGTAAGCTCcgatattttatcaaaagatAAATGCAAGCGAAGATATGGAGAATTAGACCGACTTGatgtaactataataaaaatacctgGAATTGATAATGGTAGTCCAAAGacgtgtaataaattatattgtactttAGGCTGTATATGTGACTCCTTAGAATTCCCTTGTACCTTAAAAACACACTGTGGTCGCTTGGAGTGCATGTTTAAATGTCAATGTTCGTTTTCTAAAACATGTGATGATTTGCAATCTTTACATGAATTGATCGACTTGGATAGTAAGATGTTTAATTCCAAACTAGCAAAAGAAGAGCAAAAGTTTCGTCAAACTGTAGTTTTATCAGGACAAGGTAGTGTTGTCTTGAATTCCCAAAAAAGGGATTGGaaaacatcaaaaaaatatgctgATTTCTATAGCAAAATGTGTTTAAAGGAACGAAAGATAACGAAAGAGCTACGCGTTGTAACTCGAAAACTTGACTGCAAAAACATTGAACCTTGGTGTATGGTTCATAATTTGTACAAATGTTTCTGTAAAGGTAAATTCACGGAAAAGGCATTACCCGAAGTTATGGAAGTCCAATCATTAGACGCCGATAATAATGAGGCCGAACAGTCAGATTTGATTTCTGATAAAATAAGTACAATTTCTTGTGAATCCTCTGATCTAAAATCTAGATTAAGAGCGCGATCAAAGCAATCTGAAGaaataataactgttaaaGTCCCTCCAACATCCGATAGTACTGAAAAGTGCGCAAGGGTAAAGTCTTATAAAGGTAGGAAATTTAgcaattgttattatttggaaactaatagaaaaattttggAGATGGAGAAAAATGATcgtagtttattaaaaaaattactgacTACCATTTACACGTGTGATGAAAAAGAATGTTCTCAAAAAGAATTGCATACTCTAGAAGTCGGTCAGCCACCATCGAGTCTTcgagaattattaaataatgtcgTCCAGAATAAAATAGAAAGCAGTTCCACGGAAAACATTGGCGATTCTCTCAATATGTCACAAAATGCTATGCAACGATTGCCTAATAAAACTAAGTTAGTTGCATGGTTAGAAGCTagttataaacaatacaaagaaCGTACTGACCAAGGTATTGTAACAATGTCCCTAGATCCACCTAAAATTGGGAAAGTAGCCTTGTATCCATGGGAATTCATACTAAGCCGATATCGCGAacgtaaaaatttgtttttaattactaaacaaAAGCCGTATCGTATACTTATGGCTGTTAATAcgaaaaatacgttttttgaaagttgcataaatattaatgatattgcTTTAACCGAACTTGAAAAATATCCAGTAACAGTGAAAAATTTGCTAACAAATGCTACGGATTTAAAGGACAATTTCTGTATATTGTGTGGACTATCACATTGCTGGGAACTGATTGGGTCGGTAACAAAAGTAAACGAACCCAAGATAAATGAGACAGAATTAACTACATTCAATTGTGATAGTGATAGTTTAGATTCCGATAGGGAATCATTTAGTTCCAGTTTTGTAGAAGAAATCTCTCAAGAATCTTGTATAACAGAAAATGTCAAAAGCTTACAAGAAAaggaaatacaaaatattacaaatgactCGGATTTATCAAAATGGTTTGTAATGACTgttgaaaatgattttaatgaaatacatttttaccaAAAAGGTTTCTATGTCAAGTATGATAGTGTTATAAAGGCTATAAATGTGTCACGACTGTCAGGTAAAACCGTAAGACTCTCATCTTCACAAAAATGTGCCAATTCTCTGACATGTCCACAATTTGGAATTTATGCCACACCTAATGAAAATGATCTTAATGTGTTTATTGGTCCATACGAGCGACACGAACCCCTTGGTATAGAAACTATAAAAACTGATATTACAAGAGATAACTCAAGACAAACCAGAGGCACTTGGATCATGGTAAATACAGTGGATAATGTTAGAATTATCGATCAACCACTAGCCTTTTTACCATCAACCTATGAAAAATGCGATATGATTTCATTAGAAAGTGAAATGGTATCTGAAGAAAAGAGCGCTGAGCAAAAAGAACAAATTACCACTAGTACATCAGAAACTATAAAATCCCTCCTTAAGAATAAAGAAGACcagaaaatcattaaaactgtcaaacctattaaaataaagaaaccgAATGACTTATTTAACCTTATAAAAATTCACACACAACCATCCGTCTCACAAGAACCTAAATCATCTATTGAAACATATACGAGTCAAAATCAAGAAAAAATAGCTGCTTCTAGTAATTCAAACAATACTCTAGGAAACTGTGAGCTTGTTAAAAAGAATACTAAATCTTATAAACCAGTTGCTGAAATCGCTCCTCAAGTAAAGATTGTAACACCTAGGAATGAATCAACTACCTCGTCTACTTTCGAACcaagtatgtttatattaaagccAGAAGAGATTAATAAGAGGTCGTTACTTGGTCAAATAACTGCTGAAGCTTGTGAATTTGAACAAACTCAAGAGTCTATGGAAATGgatattgaaaactttttagcAAATTCCAGCGTTTGCAAAATTTCGAATTCAGATGTTTTGATAATTTCGGACGACGAAGACGTTGAACAGGATTCAATCAAAGATGTTTGGATACAATCTACAAATGTTGAAAACCTAGGATGGATTCCTGCAAAACGGAATAACAATAACGATGTGTGCTTTGAGTTTCCTGGCTTTAAATGTACAGACTTCTATCCGGAAGATGAAGCATTTCGAAAGTTGAACtt ggTGTTTTCTAGAAAAGTTTATGTAccaaaaaattttcaaatgcaGTGGGAAGTGGTTGAAAATCAGATGgatctaaaatttaaaaaacaattaaaatcacaAGATTTGCGACCAGAACTT GTTATGACAAAACGAGGTTTACGACATAAACATGAGTTGATGGAGATATTGAAATCTAAGAAGAGGTTATCAGAAACGGCACCTAAAGCAGTAGAATTCGTAAAG aggcgaaaattaattatggaaCTAGAAGATGCTACGAGTGCGATGTTAGAAGATAATACTaaagaacttttaaataaaacaatcagcAATAAGGGTGTTTTGATAAAAGCTTTATCTGGTGCAAATAAGGACATGAGGGAGGAAATGTCTGCGAAACTTAATGCGCTCTTATCTGATTCAGACTGA
- the LOC119833230 gene encoding uncharacterized protein LOC119833230, with protein MFKCQCSFSKTCDDLQSLHELIDLDSKMFNSKLAKEEQKFRQTVVLSGQGSVVLNSQKRDWKTSKKYADFYSKMCLKERKITKELRVVTRKLDCKNIEPWCMVHNLYKCFCKGKFTEKALPEVMEVQSLDADNNEAEQSDLISDKISTISCESSDLKSRLRARSKQSEEIITVKVPPTSDSTEKCARVKSYKGRKFSNCYYLETNRKILEMEKNDRSLLKKLLTTIYTCDEKECSQKELHTLEVGQPPSSLRELLNNVVQNKIESSSTENIGDSLNMSQNAMQRLPNKTKLVAWLEASYKQYKERTDQGIVTMSLDPPKIGKVALYPWEFILSRYRERKNLFLITKQKPYRILMAVNTKNTFFESCININDIALTELEKYPVTVKNLLTNATDLKDNFCILCGLSHCWELIGSVTKVNEPKINETELTTFNCDSDSLDSDRESFSSSFVEEISQESCITENVKSLQEKEIQNITNDSDLSKWFVMTVENDFNEIHFYQKGFYVKYDSVIKAINVSRLSGKTVRLSSSQKCANSLTCPQFGIYATPNENDLNVFIGPYERHEPLGIETIKTDITRDNSRQTRGTWIMVNTVDNVRIIDQPLAFLPSTYEKCDMISLESEMVSEEKSAEQKEQITTSTSETIKSLLKNKEDQKIIKTVKPIKIKKPNDLFNLIKIHTQPSVSQEPKSSIETYTSQNQEKIAASSNSNNTLGNCELVKKNTKSYKPVAEIAPQVKIVTPRNESTTSSTFEPSMFILKPEEINKRSLLGQITAEACEFEQTKESMEMDIENFLANSSVCKISNSDVLIISDDEDVEQDTIKDVWIQSTNVENLGWIPAKRNNNNDVCFEFPGFKCTDFYPEDEAFRKLNLVFSRKVYVPKNFQMQWEVVENQMDLKFKKQLKSQDLRPELVMTKRGLRHKHELMEILKSKKRLSETAPKAVEFVKRRKLIMELEDATSAMLEDNTKELLNKTISNKGVLIKALSGANKDMREEMSAKLNALLSDSD; from the exons ATGTTTAAATGTCAATGTTCGTTTTCTAAAACATGTGATGATTTGCAATCTTTACATGAATTGATCGACTTGGATAGTAAGATGTTTAATTCCAAACTAGCAAAAGAAGAGCAAAAGTTTCGTCAAACTGTAGTTTTATCAGGACAAGGTAGTGTTGTCTTGAATTCCCAAAAAAGGGATTGGaaaacatcaaaaaaatatgctgATTTCTATAGCAAAATGTGTTTAAAGGAACGAAAGATAACGAAAGAGCTACGCGTTGTAACTCGAAAACTTGACTGCAAAAACATTGAACCTTGGTGTATGGTTCATAATTTGTACAAATGTTTCTGTAAAGGTAAATTCACGGAAAAGGCGTTACCCGAAGTTATGGAAGTCCAATCATTAGACGCCGATAATAATGAGGCCGAACAGTCAGATTTGATTTCTGATAAAATAAGTACAATTTCTTGTGAATCCTCTGATCTAAAATCTAGATTAAGAGCGCGATCAAAGCAATCTGAAGaaataataactgttaaaGTCCCTCCAACATCCGATAGTACTGAAAAGTGCGCAAGGGTAAAGTCTTATAAAGGTAGGAAATTTAgcaattgttattatttggaaactaatagaaaaattttggAGATGGAGAAAAATGATcgtagtttattaaaaaaattactgacTACCATTTACACGTGTGATGAAAAAGAATGTTCTCAAAAAGAATTGCATACTCTAGAAGTCGGTCAGCCACCATCGAGTCTTcgagaattattaaataatgtcgTCCAGAATAAAATAGAAAGCAGTTCCACGGAAAACATTGGCGATTCTCTCAATATGTCACAAAATGCTATGCAACGATTGCCTAATAAAACTAAGTTAGTTGCATGGTTAGAAGCTagttataaacaatacaaagaaCGTACTGACCAAGGTATTGTAACAATGTCCCTAGATCCACCTAAAATTGGGAAAGTAGCCTTGTATCCATGGGAATTCATACTAAGCCGATATCGCGAacgtaaaaatttgtttttaattactaaacaaAAGCCGTATCGTATACTTATGGCTGTTAATAcgaaaaatacgttttttgaaagttgcataaatattaatgatattgcTTTAACCGAACTTGAAAAATATCCAGTAACAGTGAAAAATTTGCTAACAAATGCTACGGATTTAAAGGACAATTTCTGTATATTGTGTGGACTATCACATTGCTGGGAACTGATTGGGTCGGTAACAAAAGTAAACGAACCCAAGATAAATGAGACAGAATTAACTACATTCAATTGTGATAGTGATAGTTTAGATTCCGATAGGGAATCATTTAGTTCCAGTTTTGTAGAAGAAATCTCTCAAGAATCTTGTATAACAGAAAATGTCAAAAGCTTACAAGAAAaggaaatacaaaatattacaaatgactCGGATTTATCAAAATGGTTTGTAATGACTgttgaaaatgattttaatgaaatacatttttaccaAAAAGGTTTCTATGTCAAGTATGATAGTGTTATAAAGGCTATAAATGTGTCACGACTGTCAGGTAAAACCGTAAGACTCTCATCTTCACAAAAATGTGCCAATTCTCTGACATGTCCACAATTTGGAATTTATGCCACACCTAATGAAAATGATCTTAATGTGTTTATTGGTCCATACGAGCGACACGAACCCCTTGGTATAGAAACTATAAAAACTGATATTACAAGAGATAATTCAAGACAAACCAGAGGCACTTGGATCATGGTAAATACAGTGGATAATGTTAGAATTATCGATCAACCACTAGCCTTTTTACCATCAACCTATGAAAAATGCGATATGATTTCATTAGAAAGTGAAATGGTATCTGAAGAAAAGAGCGCTGAGCAAAAAGAACAAATTACCACTAGTACATCAGAAACTATAAAATCCCTCCTTAAGAATAAAGAAGACcagaaaatcattaaaactgtcaaacctattaaaataaagaaaccgAATGACTTATTTAACCTTATAAAAATTCACACACAACCATCCGTCTCACAAGAACCTAAATCATCTATTGAAACATATACGAGTCAAAATCAAGAAAAAATAGCTGCTTCTAGTAATTCAAACAATACTCTAGGAAACTGTGAGCTTGTTAAAAAGAATACTAAATCTTATAAACCAGTTGCTGAAATCGCTCCTCAAGTAAAGATTGTAACACCTAGGAATGAATCAACTACCTCGTCTACTTTCGAACcaagtatgtttatattaaagccAGAAGAGATTAATAAGAGGTCGTTACTTGGTCAAATAACTGCTGAAGCTTGTGAATTTGAACAAACTAAAGAGTCTATGGAAATGgatattgaaaactttttagcAAATTCCAGCGTTTGCAAAATTTCGAATTCAGATGTTTTGATAATTTCGGACGACGAAGACGTTGAACAAGATACAATCAAAGATGTTTGGATACAATCTACAAATGTTGAAAACCTAGGATGGATTCCTGCAAAACGGAATAACAATAACGATGTGTGCTTTGAGTTTCCTGGCTTTAAATGTACAGACTTCTATCCGGAAGATGAAGCATTTCGAAAGTTGAACtt ggTGTTTTCTAGAAAAGTTTATGTAccaaaaaattttcaaatgcaGTGGGAAGTGGTTGAAAATCAGATGgatctaaaatttaaaaaacaattaaaatcacaAGATTTGCGACCAGAACTT GTTATGACAAAACGAGGTTTACGACATAAACATGAGTTGATGGAGATATTGAAATCTAAGAAGAGGTTATCAGAAACGGCACCTAAAGCAGTAGAATTCGTAAAG aggcgaaaattaattatggaaCTAGAAGATGCTACGAGTGCGATGTTAGAAGATAATACTaaagaacttttaaataaaacaatcagcAATAAGGGTGTTTTGATAAAAGCTTTATCTGGTGCAAATAAGGACATGAGGGAGGAAATGTCTGCGAAACTTAATGCGCTCTTATCTGATTCAGACTGA